The following DNA comes from Procambarus clarkii isolate CNS0578487 chromosome 23, FALCON_Pclarkii_2.0, whole genome shotgun sequence.
tctgcctctgctgggaagaaggagaggtgccacaggacatgagggatgccaacatcgtcacgctgtataagaataaaggtgacaggggcgactgcaacaactaccgtggaatctccctcatcagtattgtcggaaagctgtttgctcgagtcgcattgaagaggctccaagtacttgcagagagagtctatccagattcacaatgcggattcagagctgactggtccaccatcgacatggtcttttccctcagacaactgcaggagaaatgcagggaacagaagcaaccacttttcgtagccttcatagatctgacgaaggccttcgacttcgtcagcagggatggcctgttcaagaaccTCCCCAAAATCGGATGcctacccaggctcctcagcatcatcagatctttccatgagaacatgaggggcaccgtggtctttgatggcctaacatcagacgcctttgacatccgaagtggagtaatgcAGGGCTgcatactggctccaaccctattcgggattttcttcgcagttatgctgcggcacgccttcggatctgtcacggaaggcatttacctccggaccaggttggatggaaagctcttcaacctcgccaggctgagagccaagatgaAGGTTCGTCTTAGGTGTCtacgcgacttcctttttgccgacgacgcagaagtcactgcccactcagccgaagatctccaacggctcatgacccgcttcagcgaggcctctcaggctttcggactcaccatcagcctgaagaaaacacaagtcatgggacaaggagtggactccccacctgacatcggcatctccgattccaaactggaagtcgttcacgacttcatgtacctgggctccacaatctctgactccctctctcttgatacggagctaaacaaacgcatcagtaaggcatctactaccatgtccagactgacaaagagagtgtgggctaacaataggctaactgagtatactaagattcaggtttacagagcctgtgtcctgagcactcttctttatggcagtgagtcttggacactccgcgcccgtcaggaaagacagctgaatgcctaccacatgcgctgccttcgacacatcttggacatcacctggcaggacaaggtgacaaacaacaacgtcttgaggagagcaagaatcactagcatgtacacaatgctgaaacagagacgaatgcgctggctcgggcacgttgttcgaattggcgacggcaggatcccaaggatctcctgtatggagagctgttgcaaggaaagcgtccaacaggcaagcccagcttcggtacaaagacgtatgcaagagggacctgaaaaccatggacttcgatcttgctatatgagagacactggctgcagaccgttcagcctggaggcagtctgttcaaagaggtctctccaagttcgaggagtcacttgccaaggaatcggaggcaaagagacagagaaggaaagctggtagccaggaagacagaccagaatcgaacttcgtttgtgctcggtgtgggatggactgccactctcggattggcctcatcagtcacaccagacgctgcaccaggattgacaactagggcgcaactccatagtctcccgagactgaaggatgcctactactactactactataatgacatccatcctactcgacacccagctgaggtaattaatcaccttaaaacaataatttcctcatttaaacttgttagcagGTCAGTAGTGTGCACATTAGTGCAACCTCGTCAACTAAGTcgtaataatcgttggggagtaagtccagaatattaccaaagggcTGCCAAATAAATAAACTTTCGGATGAGGAAAACAGtatgattggatgccacttacattcaatttacagccagaccatacaggcaaaccTGGCAAGGGAtggtatacacctgtcaggtgagtttaGGTCATATGTAGttcacaaattgatcaacacaatcaaccatCATAAAAgattgtggctagcaagccaaaattaactatATATTTTATAGTTTTACTTGTGTGTtcaagtgcacatttatatattataaaatctaaaaaaaacaaaaacacagcacataTTCACATTACCGCACCATTAATTAATTTACGccccctttattaggtaggaatttaggctgtgattgtgctgagttttgtgcaaatgcagactaaataacttAGTAGGTTCTTTAGTAGAAATTATTTCAACTAGTCTTGAACTAGTCAATAGCGCATTATATTATTCATTATTGTGCTGACCCTGCAACAGGGTGGGATCCAAGTACCTTATATTCATTATTGTGCTGATCCTGCAACAGGGTGGGATCCAAGTACCTTATATTCATTATTGTGCTGATCCTGCAACAGGGTGGGATTCAAGTACCTTATACTGACTCTGattacagtatatatacatatgtatttaaATCattttgtgtatttactatttgcatatataaattttgagtgctgctgaatgttcACTATTACATCAAATGGTGATAATGAAGAGAATTTCTAATTGTGACATTCAAGTATTGCTCAAAATTCTTAGCTGCTTGTTGTTAGGTAGATGCATTTAACTCGGAATGAGGAAGAGTGCAACTTAGCCAGAATAATTTAGGCTATAATCAATTTACTTgccaactaatgaacaagtacccaagctacaTTAGCAATACctattcaagtcctatgaaatttggacttaaagccaccatggctactcctgaaaaattaaagagaacctatattggccttaaaggccatttaaccagactgattaATAAGTCTGAAACTTTATCTAAAGAAACTCCCATTGATTACCATCAATTAGAAATAtcattgagagtagctgatctcaaatttgatcaagtcagatctacaaTCAGGTTTTATCTTGATATACTGAATGCagcagaaactgatcctgataaaACCGATCAAACTCTAGCTGAGACATCTCAATATGAAGATGACACTCAAGATAAGCTTAATGTACTATGTAATATAGTAAGTCATCATAAATTCAATGCAAATAATACTGTGTGTCAATCCAGTGtacaattacctgaggttcgtcgacctactttagacttacctacatttgcaggactggatgaagaaaattgggacacattttggacttcattttaGTTCATATACATGCAAAACCTTCTCTTGAtaaggtttctaaattctcttACCTAAACAGTCTTCTCAAAGGTGAGGCttaaaaggtcataaataacctagctcttgCTGAGAGCAATTATGAAGAAGCTATAAAACTACTAAAGtggaactattgcaacaaggagttaagtatagctaaccTATATTATCAGTTAGTGGATCTGAATGCACAAAGTaaccgaccagactcacttcaaagcttcaggctagaagtatagtctctagtgaaggccttaggtactaaagttcatGTACCAGCTTCCGAATGGTCAGttaagttacttttacagaggaaattacctcgaaatattttagcagaaatctgctcacactataaaacagagtttctcactctcgagcaaatattcgaggggTTAAGAATAACGGTCAACAGGTTGAaaactcatgataagattaaacctgagtctaagcaACCTAGTACTGACAATTCAGTTAAACCAAAATCGACTTTGAACAAGTCTAGTAAATTCAagcctaggactgctccatccacggGAAAGAAGAGTGGTAACATAGGTTTTATTCAGTATCTCCCTCTGAGACTGTAGTTGACGTGTCTGCCAAGAAGACAAACTCagcaagagagagaaagtgtTTGTTCTGTGAACAAGAGCATGTCACTTATAAATGCAATGTTTATCCTAATTttgataccaggattaaacgcctACAAGAATTACatatagtgtattgtgaggactaataataaacagaagctcccctatgactctgtaatatccccattggctaaactattatgtattaacgacaagacctaccattaatgtatgatgacttactgtaaatatgtagctcttgtaatggcactttctctgtaactagctgacattgtatctataaggtgtgaaggattgaagaaattgtttatgtaataatctaagatgagcactgataaagaccttttgtgccctctgtaatgcttttgcgctaccgctcaaaggatgagtatggggtgcacaataaactagccgccttcggcggcaacaatcaatcaatcaagaatTACAtagatgcaccaagtgcatgggttctcatgaccccagtaaatgtgtagtccatctacggttgtgcagtagatgcaacaaaggtatgcatcattatgccttatgtagaaatacATCACAATCTACCACACCTCGGGAGGATTTTATGAATTCTCCCACATTTCAATACTGCAAAGTACACCAAGAAATTAATGTACTTgcaactgagtcaggcaataatactactctgcctacagctcagctTAAACTAATTAATAGGAAGTATAGAGTCAATACTAGAGGTCTTTtcaatcaaggatcacagaagaccttcatcacacaacagttagttgagcagttgaaattaaaacctgccaaacgtGTGAAATTAAGTAtctctgggttcttgactaacagtggacctcgtgaataccaagtagtcaaggtatTAGtacgacttggatcttccactaattCAATATTAGCGGAAGTAGTGGATaagcttccttcagacctgcaggtcacaggactcgTTCACACTGCGAAATATCTCAGACGTAACCGCATTAGGCTAGCGTATCACAAAAAAAATTCTGACCGCCTCACAGACATTGGTATCCTAATAGTTGCTGACTATTATTACAGATTTATAAATGGATGCACCCGACAACTAgggatgaatttgttgtcatttgctggaggcaaattgctaacAGGACCGGTGCTTTTTCAGCAAAAATCtgtgtcaaccaacaaacaatcaaacaatacaatagtggcgtgactaggcttggaacagtcacccctacatttcagagaaatatctgaagataatgagtctgatccacctgtatatcgtctgtgggatttagacactttaggtattgtccttgATAAGCCAatccctgatgatacgtggacttacagcaatatctggacacagttgtctatatagataaacaatactgggtgagactaccatggaagttgaataatccccaacttccagtgaattatttcatggcagcctcccaattaaagtctcaattaatacggctacAGAAACAGCCTGATAAACTGAatatgtatcatcaattaattcaacaacaactcgacagtaaattcattaaagttgttgataatgatgaccgaaaaacaggttgtTCTGTTATGGtgttggtcagacaaacaatcttcgtccacatggttttattctccgccagtaacaacaacaaaaaacattatcaggtacatgaaatagtattaacaagatcataaacaaaagggcatctgctccaaacatgctacctccatcatatgtagtactcaatcccaacattcctcctctTTTAAATAAACTCaatccctacaggttaagtctatcaggcggtcgtatgactcttcctgattttctcaactgggagtcctgacccgttacttctgggaaacattcttctgaattactccttgtagagtccatagggttaactgtatccccattaccctctactgccccttgctctgcctcccggtctcctgcaggtgctgctatcccttcattataaggatgggtatcactagttgccccacctgaagggtcttcaaaattccctgtgaaccttggcatgagctgatcggcatgccttttccaattaatgttcccaaaactctgcacttgcacagtgaagttcctgcggcctaggacctccctaattttcccttccacccagggctttccacttccaaaattccttgcatatactgcatccccctcattaaacaacaattcctctccctgagccaactgactggccaagctagttaccgatttctctttattgggatctgtctttactgcttccatgtgcactttaaagtgtctattaaacagtatttcagaaggagatttatcagtagtagaatgaacagttttccttcgattatataaaaatctacaaagccttgtattaatagtaccttccgtaaaccgctttaacccttctttcagggatctcactgctctctctgctagaccatttgaagaaggattatagggggcaggtgttacatgtttaataccatttttcctaaaaaaatcctccatttccacagaaacaaaataaggagcattgtctgacacaattatgtctggcaatccaaaattacaaaatgttttccttagtaattcacaagttacagatgatgtgatggaattacacacatgcacatccagaaatttggtgtatgaatccaccaccactaggtaatatttattatccataggtcccgcataatctacatgaagtctagaccagggttttccagtgcatggccaagaaagtactggggcctggggtttctgataattcttaaagcaaatatgacaattttttgttacctcagcaatatcctggtctattttgggccaccaaacccaacttctagcttctgctttcatagcatttatgccattatggcctacatgcagctgttctaAAATCTTACGTCTCAGTTCCCCacgcaccaccactctattcctatacaagagtacatcctggtgaatactaaggtcagccttcactgcagcatactctgacaataacaaattatcattccaaccatatttgacatttttcaacaacagacttattttaggatctctaccagttgccttcctaatagtctggaatgaaatatcctcaaaagacatagattccaccaggttaacatactccactggaatactggaatttaattcttctgtcacaggcaatgtacttaatgcatcagctactacattatccttgcctggcttaaactctaaatcatactcaaactgagagagtagtaatgcccatctttgaattctagcattggcattaactggaatctgcttacctctgccaaacaatcctagcaggggtttatgatctgttctagcaagaaatttcctccccagcagaaaatacctcagttttttttccagcatataccaaagctaaggcttctttatctatctgagaataattctgttccgcaggagataatttcttgctagcaaaatatactactttatcctgaccatctacttcctgtaataatacacaacccacttctactggggaagcatctacctccagttttaacgggagtctacctgtaaaattagtgagcactggagaattgatcaattcctgcttaatattcctgaatgccttttcctctcttgctccccacttaaatctagccccttttttcaacaattcatacaagggtgctaattttgttgaaaagttcttcacgaacttacaaaaatatgtaaccatcccaacaaaagactgtacttccccaactgatgttggggctggggcatctattatagcagctacatttttgtgagaaggagtaaagcccttacctgaaatatggtaccccagatggccttggtcttcaacgttgtttttcccttattaatcttcacattgtgcttttgcaaaagattcaaaacttgttctaatctaacatcatgcacttcctcattctccccacatacaataatgtcatctaaaaaactagccacaccttcaatgttaactaacaactgggacatgaatctctgaaaaattgctggagacgaggagagtccaaaaggaagtcttttatacttaaataaccccttgtgggtattaatcactaacaatttctggctctcctcctctacaggaatttgcaagtaagcatctttcaggtcaatcttagaaaaaattgctcccttgcagaccactgacaacaactcatctatcttaggtaaagggtacttctcacagtgtatgcggttgttcagttctttgaagtctgcacagattctcaaggatttccgatctgccttcaacactggtacaattggggctgcccactcactatgtgtaattggctcaaagatgccttctgccacatgcttttccagggctgattctaccaattgcttgtaatgaaacggcactgttcttgccttgaaaaatttaggtgaagccccacttttcaggtgaatttttgccaccaatctattaattggcttatttgcctccactgaatatttgtctaacatttgttcggcacttttaattgttttaactatcgacaattcatctaggcccgccaagaaaattcccactttttccatgagatccttaccacataggctaggattatgtgaatccactacataaaaatcctggacaatttcttttccattataacctacttttgccgacaccttgccatagaccttaatcggtacattatcataagcacttaaagattttttacctggttttacattcaattgcaaggtatctgcccaatctctagacaatgttgacactgcagcaccagtgtccagttccaagggaactaacttcccattaattacaaaattcaccacttgtgacttcactgaacataccttttctttcaccgaatatagtcggttttcctcacctgcagcttcttcagactggttaccttcctctactgccttgaccacagtaccactacctcttcttcctgcattccctggtcgtctcctctcccaggccttgttgttcctgttcagatattccctacacactctctgcaagtgtccctcctagttacaaaagttgcatatatatgcacgaaacttgcacttgctacgtatgtgcttgtatccacagtgtgtacatctggtctggttctgtacgaccataatttcctgagaagaagtcttacttccaaaagccctttccaggttcaatatcttctacagcactgtccatgaagtcatcgattgtagatccaaattttctgccaccaggttagggaaataagtctccttttccactgccatgaacaactggtcccgaaccctgccgtccaactgtgctccgaagttgcagtggttagccaaagccttcaattctgcaaataaatcctgtacggattcctgctgctttttcgtcctcttctggaaatccatcaaactcctgtgatatgattGTTTCACCccatactgacgtttaagcaaagcaatcaagtctacataggtcttcgtgtgcggtagctcaggtgcacacaaatttccgagaacactatatgcttcagaacccagtgaaactaagagtaccgctttcttggtggcgtcctccttaatctcctggtactgaaagtttgcttccagcaggctgagccacaggtccaacgagatcttggcagtgtttaacggctcgattgacatggtagccatggaccacggtgtagcacactccactgttatatgcgaagcgtccactcgtccacacgacgtacccagcactgtcttgatcctcacaccacgtctcgtacccaggctctctgccagcgaTGTTTAAATCTCGTCGtcactgttatggttttggtcagacaaacaatcttcgtccacatggttttattctccgccagtaacaacaacaaaaaacattatcaggtacatgaaatattattaacaagatcataaacaaaagagcatctgctccaaacatgctacctccaacatctgtagtactcaatcccaacacagGTCACTatctaccccatcacgctgtaatGAAAGACTCAGTGACGACACCAATATGTATCGTTTTTAACTGTATtgccaaagtgaaggcaaacagcgtgtccttgaatgagtATCTAAAAActcgacctagcctaacacaaaagcTATGTGACGTATTATTACGAatccgtactggtatttttgcttatactgctgatatcagtaaagctttccttagagtaggcttacaagaggaGGATCGTGATTTTatcaaatttctctggattaaggatccactggatcctgacagtaaTGTCATAACCTAcaggtttgcctctgtgctattcggcgTGACCTCttcaccgtttctacttcaagcaacgttagatacacatttgaagaagtcaaatagcccttataaagcaGAAATTAGTGGCAACTTGTATGTAGCCAGCTTCCAGGGTACCACTAACGCCAAATTTAAATTGGTAGAAATTTACCATGAGGCTAATTGTGAGTtgctaggagccaatatgccactacaatcatgggcttcAAACAATAAACAATTAAACCAGAtgatcgagaaagagtttccTGGTTATCGGGTACCTaagcaattaaaagttctgggagtggaatggaacacagttaccgacgagatgaatgtcaagtcagtacaaacgaataattcaacccttaccatgagaaaattactctcgtatctcagtcaaccatttgaccctttgggcTTATTTAGTCCTattttaataaggggcaaactcctcatgcaagaatgctggcagaaaaatatgggatgggatgatccgttgccaattgagttgcaagataaatggcaaacactcacaacggatttcaatcagttaggtgtttttaaATTTCCtcataatgcttcaggacaaaacttacccacgAATTTGCACgtcttttgcgatgcctctggtaaAGCGTATGgcactgtagcctacttagtcaataatgcacaatcatttttactcacatccagagcaagagttgctccaatcgagaagagatctttacctcaaatggagttgactgcagattgctggtgagagtaagattggctcattgcctgaccacgacactcaataatattcactttggtgagattgtagtgtggtaagacaatgaggcagtcttacaatcgttaagaaacaataataataaaactccttacgtcagcaATCGTCTTAGGGAAATCCATGAATTATCTGCAGGATTTAaactcagacatgttcctaccaaGGACAATCCAGCAGATTACCTTTCGAGAGGTTTACCATTAAAAGAGCTGATCAAGTctccgatgtggtttaatggaccttcatggcttgttagtggtccgTGGCCtaaacagaaaccacaagtcatagtgaccaatatcactactcccatgacagACCCGGAACCTCATCAGACCTTAGCTATTAACCCTCACAATTATTCCAACTTGAGTAGTTACTAAGAGTAACGGCACATGTATTTGATTTTCCTGcgaagataggaatcagacataagtttcccaatcctatcctctattggatcaaacgtgcacagcaagagacgtatggaagtgaatatgaaacccttccagataaattaaccaagtctctaggtatctggtatgatgccaacacctataatatattaataattatcataataatattattattattcaaaaattaGATTATTCTAATATCTGTATTCATATGATAGTCATCCACAAATGTAATTATTCATTATGCAGTGATAATTTCAAAACTAAAATAGCTACCCAAATATCATACCCCATTTTAAGCAGAATTGTACGTCTGACAGCAAAGCAGATAAGCTGTTCAAGTATTCATGAGATAgtaaactgtcctcacatccatcaaatagcagcCCATGTGGAAAATCTTAACTCGTaatgtaaataatatttaattaacTGAAATAGAAATATTCGAAGGACCACCCTCTTTGACAAAAGAGGGAGGCCACTTTTCGCGCTTGATATTAAGATCACGAGATATTAGCCCATCCAGATCTTGACTCAACGTACGCCGGTATTAAACTGCAATGGCGTGTGTTGGCGTCGCTCCTACCACGCTTCCGTTTTCCGTTTTCAAAGCATATAAGGTGCGTATAAGACACCACCAGGCTGCACCACAATGGCGTTTTATATCACAATGgcgctccttctctctccctctaacCCGTCTCGTCCGTGTAGGTGCGGATATGTTTTATAGAAATGGGAAATTCTTATCCTTATAATTGCTTTACTAAATGAGACGATAACACAGGGGTTTACATTATAGGAAATTTAATGTTATATAAATTCACGTCATGTAATAATTAATACGAACAGAGTTCTTATTACACGAGAAATGGAAGGAAATTTCTGATTCCACCATGACGATTTATTATAACAGATAAACTGTTAGATAGTGGTGATATCAGCTGATAACACGCTAATATCAGATCACTGATTGCTATACTGTCAGTTAATAATTCACAGAGGGAATACTGACAGAGTGAGAATATTACTTAATTCTCTAATATGTAGATAGTATTTATACCTCTGCGAAATTGTCTGACGCAATACCGCCATTCCTAGTAGGAAGAATTTGTCAGATGACGCGCAGTAGGGGAAAATATAAGTTTCAATTAGTACCACATGTTAGTAAATGCTATACTTAGCATACAAATGATAATTAAATGTTGGtctatttccaacataactcgggggggggggggggggaaactcgggtcgcagttcaatgttgagtactgacatacctttGCCCTGAAGTTATATCATAAAGTTAGTATGTTCgtacgttagtacacacataacggatgtcccgaaaCTGTTACAACAGATAAGACTCTAAGTCTTCATAGGGATCTTATACTAAATGTTGAAACATCAAATTGTTAATTTATTCAGAGTTAAGAACTCTCTAAAGCCTACAGTAGACTCAGTGACTTGTGTCACTATGATGAGTAAAACTTATGTTACTTAGTCACAGAATGGTTCTGTAAACTCAGACATATTTTCAAACTAATGATATAATGGTATAATCTGTAACCTACATGGTTAGATATAAGAAAATAtaaatgttaaatgattaaatcatTCAAAATTTAGGAGACTTTGAATCCACAGTGAGGTGAATGTTcagggtcacaatgacttgtaacTGGTGAGTTACTGAACATTAACCTATCACTGTATCATCACAACTTCCTTAAATCGAATGATGAATTATCTGTTCTTAGTCAGAGCTAAAGTACTGTTTAAGTTTCcgtttacattgttgagcagcggcTCTAAGTGGCCGTGTGCTCTGTGGGACAGTATCACTGTTCTCGGAAACTGAGGGTAAAGTTGTCTCTGTGGAAACTTCATGTTCAGCTAATTCCAGAGGTGCCAACTTTCCCAAGATCTTTAAGGTAGTAGTGCCTGGACACTGAACCTTAACTATTCTTAGGATACCTTGGTGATCAGGATGAACCTCGACAATCTTGCTTAAAGGCCAATCTGACCCAGGTCCATCACTTTCAACCAGGACTAGATCTCTCGGTTtcagttgaactttattatag
Coding sequences within:
- the LOC138367826 gene encoding uncharacterized protein; the encoded protein is MKDSVTTPICIVFNCIAKVKANSVSLNEYLKTRPSLTQKLCDVLLRIRTGIFAYTADISKAFLRVGLQEEDRDFIKFLWIKDPLDPDSNVITYRFASVLFGVTSSPFLLQATLDTHLKKSNSPYKAEISGNLYVASFQGTTNAKFKLVEIYHEANCELLGANMPLQSWASNNKQLNQMIEKEFPGYRVPKQLKVLGVEWNTVTDEMNVKSVQTNNSTLTMRKLLSYLSQPFDPLGLFSPILIRGKLLMQECWQKNMGWDDPLPIELQDKCNRLREIHELSAGFKLRHVPTKDNPADYLSRGLPLKELIKSPMWFNGPSWLVSGPWPKQKPQVIVTNITTPMTDPEPHQTLAINPHNYSNLSSY